A single window of Dermacentor albipictus isolate Rhodes 1998 colony chromosome 1, USDA_Dalb.pri_finalv2, whole genome shotgun sequence DNA harbors:
- the LOC135902928 gene encoding uncharacterized protein: MRRGPLMAWLLRMRAMTLLTSSPVFAGDCNATSPWTVSRETYEDIPDAAFKSLMRCPVDMHGCSDELLSCEPGTYVVTCSCAPNCRVYRDCCWDMEFTPEDEAEFPEISCVPVQLSSLLLKYVYMVVGCPSSWPPDKVREACESAESFNETFYHIPVTSINHVTYRNGFCALCNNDVANATFWNATFLGPRKPVRVSLPQFLSGEPQLYLRPCVTDQPEDLCDQPVAEHISDKCKTYYAPVSDAGDPYSLVYRNVYCATCCGANVSRLSCSKTRHVANFTVAGRRRPAGHKRPADARPPNLAALFKPVVSTPTCYAQHNGHCYIRDAPMPKKNGPLMLRRGNRVANGTPPAHPGGHDADALPSTYNVYNYVTVFCMSLSVCCLACKVLVFCAYKGSRSFSSKCTLCLSVTLLVTQLLYLLTSLVDVQGVPCVAIAVLVHYGFLSTFCWTGVLSYDICSNITSVKLSSTRNRTLAFYATLSWCLPLLVVAAALLVHWLAPGSVVSPSYGTVACWIGTLWGLVVYFLVPMATLTLFSLFVYLKTVFYIRDIASNAAGTREGEEAGASADCERKRHRTRMALFCRLALIMGAAWAVAFLGTFLPFAEIDVVVNVLVGLQGLYLFVAFKDYRYFWESIAGRQKVAVRGSRGTSQTIITSSKKNCISE, translated from the exons ATGAGGCGAGGCCCGTTGATGGCGTGGTTGCTTCGCATGCGGGCAATGACACTTTTGACGTCCAGTCCAGTTTTCGCGGGAGACTGCAACGCCACCTCGCCTTGGACGGTTTCCCGGGAAACCTACGAGGACATTCCGGACGCCGCGTTCAAGTCACTCATGCGGTGTCCGGTAGACATGCACGGCTGCTCTGACGAACTGCTTAGCTGCGAGCCTGGGACCTACGTTGTCACCTGTTCGTGCGCGCCGAATTGCAGAGTGTACAGGGACTGCTGCTGGGACATGGAGTTCACCCCTGAGGACGAGGCTGAATTTCCGGAAATCTCCTGTGTGCCGGTTCAACTCTCATCTCTGCTGCTAAAGTACGTCTACATGGTAGTTGGTTGCCCGTCCTCGTGGCCGCCTGACAAAGTGAGGGAAGCCTGCGAGAGCGCGGAGTCGTTTAACGAGACCTTCTATCACATCCCGGTGACAAGCATCAATCATGTCACTTACAG GAATGGTTTCTGCGCGCTCTGCAACAACGACGTCGCGAACGCCACCTTCTGGAACGCCACTTTTCTCGGACCGAGGAAACCTGTCCGGGTCTCCCTGCCTCAGTTTCTGAGCGGCGAGCCGCAGTTGTACCTGAGACCCTGCGTCACTGACCAACCTGAAGACTTGTGCGATCAACCTGTCGCCGAACACATCTcggacaaatgcaaaacataCTACGCACCCGTCAGCGACGCGGGAGATCCCTACTCACTGGTCTATCGGAATGTATACTGTGCCACATGCTGCGGCGCCAACGTGTCACGACTGTCTTGCAGCAAAACGAGGCACGTGGCCAACTTCACCGTAGCAGGGCGCAGGCGCCCAGCCGGACACAAGAGACCCGCTGATGCGCGCCCTCCAAACCTGGCCGCCTTATTCAAGCCCGTGGTTAGCACTCCAACCTGTTACGCCCAACACAACGGCCACTGCTACATCAGGGACGCCCCGATGCCGAAGAAAAATGGCCCGCTAATGCTGCGTCGTGGAAACAGAGTCGCCAACGGAACACCACCTGCTCACCCTGGCGGCCACGATGCCGATGCTCTGCCAAGCACGTACAACGTCTACAACTACGTGACGGTCTTCTGCATGTCCCTGTCTGTATGCTGTCTCGCGTGCAAGGTCCTCGTCTTCTGCGCCTACAAAGGGTCCCGAAGCTTCTCGTCCAAGTGTACTCTGTGTCTATCGGTCACGCTGCTGGTCACCCAGCTGCTGTACTTGCTCACAAGCCTTGTCGACGTGCAAGGAGTGCCGTGCGTGGCCATCGCCGTGCTCGTCCACTACGGCTTCCTGTCGACCTTCTGCTGGACTGGCGTGCTGTCTTACGACATCTGCAGTAACATCACTTCCGTCAAGCTCTCCTCTACTCGCAATAGGACTCTGGCTTTCTACGCCACGCTGTCCTGGTGTCTACCGCTGCTCGTTGTCGCCGCAGCTCTGCTCGTGCACTGGCTGGCTCCGGGTTCCGTGGTGTCGCCCAGCTATGGAACCGTGGCTTGCTGGATTGGCACCCTGTGGGGTTTGGTCGTGTACTTCTTGGTTCCCATGGCAACGCTCACACTCTTCTCCCTCTTTGTGTACCTTAAGACTGTCTTCTACATCCGTGACATCGCGTCCAACGCTGCTGGCACTCGAGAGGGAGAAGAAGCGGGTGCCAGCGCGGACTGTGAGCGCAAACGGCATCGCACCCGCATGGCGCTGTTTTGCCGCCTCGCGCTCATCATGGGAGCCGCATGGGCGGTTGCCTTCTTAGGCACGTTTCTGCCTTTCGCCGAGATAGACGTTGTAGTGAACGTTCTCGTCGGACTACAAGGGCTGTACCTTTTCGTTGCTTTCAAGGACTACCGCTATTTTTGGGAGTCGATTGCAGGCCGGCAGAAAGTAGCAGTCAGGGGCAGCCGCGGAACTTCCCAAACCATCATCACCTCATCGAAGAAAAACTGTATCTCAGAGTGA